Proteins encoded together in one Armatimonadota bacterium window:
- a CDS encoding bi-domain-containing oxidoreductase, translating to MNQVLQSLANGNVEVAEVPCPSLKGGHVLIRTSATIISAGTERMLVEFGKASLLAKARKHPDRVKQMLQKVKTDGWAATIKAVRTRLDEPMQLGYCNVGVVLAVGDGVTEFQPGDRVVSNGSHAEIVCVPKNLCAKVPEGVPDEAAAFAVLGAIALQGVRLAEPTLGERFVVTGLGLLGQIACQALKANGCGVLGLDLSPERCALARSLGVEALQLQPGEDPAVAAEHFSRGRGVDGVIVTASTASSEPISQAAHMCRKKGRIVLVGVTGLELNRNDFYHKELSFQVSCSYGPGRYDSSYEECGNDYPISHVRWTAQRNFEAFLDLSASGSVQVTPLISHRIPLSDAPRAYDLITSDKSALGVLLEYAKPDVRPDDSLLGRWVELAPTGPIPSGKPVVAMIGAGLYARSVHLPTLKEADVVRRVVAASSGVSSRKAATTYGFSEATTDLERVFGDPQVNTVVIATRHASHAPLLIRGLRAGKHVYVEKPLAIDEDQLEAVIAAYEETRELGGQLMVGFNRRFSPHVVRLKAALDRLREPKALSMTVNAGAIPPDHWTQDPAVGGGRIIGEACHFVDLLRHLAGAPIVSVTRQDLGGTSPPTPDSVHMHLRFEDGSVATLQYLSNGHRSYPKERLEVFCGGRVAVLDNFRTLEPYGWAGFSRYKTKSQDKGQQASLVAFLEAAGSGRLSPIPFSEAVEVTRATFVRQSSNLEP from the coding sequence TTGAACCAAGTCCTGCAGTCCCTTGCGAACGGAAATGTCGAAGTTGCCGAGGTGCCATGCCCCAGCCTCAAGGGCGGCCACGTGCTCATTCGAACATCTGCGACAATCATCTCAGCTGGGACCGAGCGCATGCTCGTCGAATTCGGGAAGGCCAGTCTGCTTGCCAAGGCCAGAAAACACCCGGACCGCGTCAAGCAGATGTTGCAGAAGGTGAAAACCGACGGCTGGGCGGCGACGATCAAGGCGGTCCGCACGCGTCTCGACGAGCCTATGCAGCTCGGCTACTGCAATGTGGGCGTCGTGCTGGCGGTGGGGGACGGGGTCACGGAGTTTCAACCGGGCGACCGGGTCGTCTCGAACGGCAGCCACGCCGAGATCGTCTGCGTTCCCAAAAACCTTTGCGCCAAGGTTCCGGAGGGTGTCCCCGACGAGGCTGCCGCCTTCGCGGTGCTTGGCGCGATCGCGCTTCAAGGCGTGCGGCTTGCCGAGCCGACCTTGGGCGAGCGTTTTGTTGTGACGGGCCTTGGCCTGTTGGGCCAAATCGCCTGCCAGGCTCTCAAGGCGAACGGCTGCGGGGTGCTGGGCCTCGATTTGAGCCCTGAGCGCTGCGCCCTGGCGAGGTCGTTGGGCGTCGAGGCGCTACAGCTCCAACCGGGCGAGGACCCTGCCGTGGCCGCAGAGCACTTCTCGCGGGGGCGGGGGGTGGACGGCGTGATCGTGACGGCGTCCACAGCCTCTTCCGAGCCGATCAGTCAAGCCGCGCACATGTGCCGCAAGAAGGGCCGGATCGTGCTCGTGGGCGTCACCGGGCTCGAGCTCAACCGGAACGACTTCTACCACAAGGAGCTGAGCTTCCAGGTGTCGTGCTCCTATGGGCCCGGAAGGTACGACTCGAGCTATGAAGAGTGCGGGAATGACTATCCGATCTCCCACGTCCGCTGGACGGCCCAGCGCAACTTCGAGGCGTTCCTGGACCTTTCGGCCTCTGGATCGGTCCAAGTCACACCCCTTATCTCTCACCGGATTCCACTCTCCGATGCCCCCAGGGCCTATGATCTGATCACCTCGGACAAAAGCGCGCTGGGGGTGCTGCTGGAATACGCCAAGCCCGACGTTCGGCCCGACGATTCCCTGCTCGGACGGTGGGTCGAGCTTGCACCCACGGGGCCGATTCCTTCGGGCAAGCCCGTAGTGGCGATGATCGGCGCGGGGCTGTATGCACGATCCGTGCATTTGCCCACGCTGAAAGAGGCCGACGTCGTGCGCAGAGTGGTGGCGGCCAGCAGCGGCGTTTCCTCAAGGAAGGCGGCGACGACCTATGGGTTTTCCGAGGCCACCACCGACCTTGAGAGGGTGTTCGGCGATCCGCAGGTCAACACGGTCGTGATCGCCACACGCCACGCCAGCCATGCGCCGCTTTTGATCCGTGGCCTAAGGGCCGGAAAGCACGTATATGTCGAAAAGCCGCTGGCGATCGACGAGGATCAGCTCGAAGCCGTGATTGCCGCCTACGAGGAGACCCGGGAACTGGGCGGCCAGTTGATGGTCGGTTTCAACCGGAGATTCTCGCCGCACGTGGTCCGTCTCAAGGCTGCCCTTGATCGGCTGCGCGAGCCCAAAGCTCTGTCCATGACGGTCAACGCGGGGGCTATCCCGCCAGATCACTGGACGCAAGACCCAGCGGTCGGGGGCGGCCGGATCATCGGCGAGGCGTGCCATTTCGTGGACCTTCTGCGGCATCTCGCCGGCGCCCCGATCGTCAGCGTCACGAGGCAGGACCTGGGCGGCACATCCCCGCCGACACCGGACTCCGTCCATATGCACCTGCGGTTTGAGGATGGGTCGGTCGCCACGCTGCAGTATCTGAGCAACGGGCATCGCTCCTATCCCAAAGAGAGGCTCGAGGTCTTTTGCGGCGGACGGGTGGCGGTACTTGATAACTTTCGTACCTTGGAACCCTACGGCTGGGCCGGCTTTTCGCGCTACAAGACCAAATCCCAAGATAAGGGGCAGCAGGCCAGCCTCGTCGCATTTCTGGAAGCAGCAGGGAGCGGAAGGCTTTCACCCATACCGTTTTCGGAGGCTGTCGAAGTCACTCGCGCAACGTTTGTGCGCCAAAGTTCCAACCTGGAACCCTAG
- a CDS encoding glycosyltransferase family 4 protein codes for MKILFLADNYPPETNAAASRVHERARYWVSWGHDVTVLTSAPNFPEGKVYAGYKNRWLHREVIDGIKVIRVKTLIAPNSGVKMRILDFMSFMVSAVCCGAFMKRPDVVVATSPQFFCAVAGRILAGLKRIPFVFELSDLWPASIRAVGAMKSERVLRFVEKLELKLYRDSHTVVALTNAFKEDLTRRGIQPDKIKVIPNGVDIGHIEERPYSPALAESLGLKDKFVVGYIGTHGMAHDLGNALEAANALRGDSRIRFLFVGAGAQRQELIQEAKARGLDNVVFLPNLPKSEIGDYWRLLDVALVHLKADPLFSTVLPSKIFEAMAYGLPILYCGPRGEAEELILSEGAGICAAAGDPDDLAAKVTRLIEDPILREKLAASSSSAASRHTRERQAADMIAAIERSAGIAPPTFAVAREAEGTSTSRTSQQGLRSGSSGN; via the coding sequence ATGAAGATCTTGTTCCTGGCAGACAATTACCCACCTGAAACGAACGCCGCGGCATCGAGGGTTCATGAAAGGGCGCGCTACTGGGTGTCTTGGGGCCACGACGTGACCGTGCTGACCAGCGCTCCCAACTTCCCTGAGGGCAAGGTGTATGCCGGCTACAAGAACCGCTGGCTGCACCGCGAGGTTATCGACGGCATCAAAGTCATCCGCGTCAAGACGCTGATCGCCCCGAATAGCGGCGTGAAAATGCGCATCCTCGATTTCATGTCGTTCATGGTTTCCGCAGTTTGCTGCGGCGCGTTCATGAAGCGGCCAGACGTCGTGGTCGCAACCTCGCCCCAGTTCTTCTGCGCCGTCGCGGGCAGAATTCTGGCGGGTCTCAAGCGCATCCCATTCGTCTTCGAATTGAGCGATCTGTGGCCTGCTTCCATCCGTGCAGTCGGGGCGATGAAAAGCGAGCGGGTCCTCAGGTTCGTGGAGAAGCTTGAGCTCAAGCTCTATCGGGACTCCCACACGGTCGTGGCGCTCACCAACGCCTTCAAGGAGGACCTGACGCGGCGAGGGATTCAGCCGGACAAGATCAAGGTGATCCCCAACGGCGTGGATATCGGGCACATCGAAGAGCGCCCCTACAGTCCGGCTCTGGCGGAGTCGCTCGGTCTCAAGGACAAGTTCGTGGTCGGCTACATCGGCACCCACGGCATGGCGCACGACCTGGGCAATGCTCTGGAAGCCGCCAATGCGCTGCGTGGCGACAGCCGGATCCGCTTCCTCTTCGTCGGCGCCGGCGCACAGCGGCAGGAACTGATTCAGGAAGCCAAAGCGCGCGGCCTTGATAACGTGGTGTTCCTTCCAAACTTGCCCAAATCGGAGATCGGCGACTATTGGAGGCTGCTCGACGTGGCGCTGGTCCACCTCAAGGCCGACCCACTATTCTCGACCGTGCTCCCCAGCAAGATCTTTGAGGCGATGGCCTACGGGTTGCCCATTCTCTATTGCGGACCGAGGGGCGAGGCCGAGGAACTTATCCTGAGCGAAGGAGCCGGGATCTGCGCTGCGGCCGGCGATCCGGATGACTTGGCGGCCAAGGTCACCCGCTTGATCGAAGACCCGATCCTCAGAGAGAAACTTGCGGCAAGCTCCAGCAGTGCGGCTTCTCGGCACACCCGAGAGCGTCAGGCGGCCGACATGATCGCCGCGATCGAGCGCTCGGCCGGGATCGCGCCGCCCACCTTCGCGGTAGCCCGCGAAGCCGAGGGAACCAGCACCTCCCGCACCAGCCAGCAAGGGCTGAGGTCCGGCTCTTCGGGGAACTAG
- a CDS encoding glycosyltransferase family 4 protein — protein MKKPVVLVLCPHYLPGYRSGGPVRSVSTLIERLSDQFDFRVITHCHDYGLAQDYENVPVRQWTRVGAAQVLYLRDWDFAPWRLRRYIRQVSADAVYLNSFFHRQTTIPFLFLRRYGLVPKTPTVIAPRGEFSSGALKLRGLRKRLFLGVVRFIGLYENLVWQASSEYERDDIRGCLRKNVRTVIVHVAPDLSMIQSNAGTSDARASKNPGELRVVYLGRISAMKNVDYALKLLRDIQGRVVFDLYGPFEDPSYTAACRTLASELPENCQVTFHGPIPHEEALAAFASHHVFLFPTRGENFGHVILESFAAGCPVLLSDQTPWRNLAELGVGWDLPLAEPSKFEAALQSLMDMDREQWNKLSSSALAYAAKVTTDEKPLEASRKMLLDLCSPETHPEGP, from the coding sequence ATGAAGAAGCCGGTCGTCCTTGTCCTTTGCCCGCACTATCTGCCCGGCTACCGCTCGGGGGGCCCGGTGCGCTCCGTCTCGACGCTCATCGAGAGGCTTTCGGACCAGTTCGACTTTCGGGTGATCACCCATTGCCACGACTACGGACTTGCTCAAGATTACGAAAACGTGCCCGTCAGACAGTGGACCCGCGTCGGCGCCGCCCAGGTGCTGTACTTGCGCGATTGGGATTTCGCCCCGTGGAGGCTGAGACGCTACATCCGTCAGGTCTCCGCTGACGCGGTGTATCTGAACAGCTTCTTTCATCGCCAGACCACGATCCCCTTCCTCTTCCTGCGGCGCTACGGGTTGGTTCCCAAGACCCCGACGGTGATTGCCCCGCGAGGCGAATTCTCTTCAGGCGCACTCAAGCTGCGCGGACTTCGGAAAAGGCTGTTCCTTGGGGTCGTGCGCTTTATCGGTCTTTACGAGAACCTCGTGTGGCAGGCCTCCAGCGAATACGAAAGAGACGACATTCGAGGATGCCTTCGCAAGAACGTCCGAACAGTCATCGTTCACGTGGCTCCGGACCTCTCCATGATCCAGAGCAACGCCGGGACTTCCGATGCCAGGGCCTCGAAGAACCCAGGAGAACTGAGGGTGGTCTACTTGGGGCGCATCTCCGCCATGAAGAACGTCGACTATGCCCTAAAGCTGCTGCGGGACATTCAGGGCAGGGTTGTGTTCGATCTTTACGGGCCTTTTGAAGACCCTTCCTACACGGCGGCTTGCCGCACGCTCGCCTCGGAGCTGCCCGAGAACTGCCAAGTCACCTTCCACGGCCCGATCCCCCATGAGGAAGCTTTGGCGGCGTTTGCGTCGCACCACGTCTTTCTCTTTCCAACCCGAGGCGAGAACTTCGGCCACGTGATCCTTGAGTCCTTTGCCGCCGGGTGCCCTGTGCTCCTCAGCGACCAGACCCCCTGGCGCAACCTGGCAGAGCTGGGAGTCGGCTGGGACCTGCCGCTTGCGGAACCATCGAAGTTTGAGGCGGCGCTCCAGAGCCTGATGGACATGGATCGCGAGCAGTGGAATAAGCTGTCCTCCTCCGCTCTCGCCTATGCGGCAAAGGTCACCACCGACGAAAAGCCGCTGGAAGCGAGCCGCAAGATGCTCCTGGACCTCTGTTCCCCGGAGACGCACCCGGAAGGCCCCTGA
- a CDS encoding glycosyltransferase family 4 protein, protein MRVLILCPHYLPGFQSGGPVRSVSCLIEALGDHFEFFVLTHCHDAKLAEPYPGVPIREWVRVGKASVMYLRDEDFHPWRLARFVREARPDAVLLNSFFHRLATLNLLLLRRLGKLGSLPVALAPRGELAPGALQLKRTRKRLFPVAAKLVGLYRGVHWVASSDFEKAEIHDVMGDREPVAVFHIPPRWEDLAGSAGDDGARAPKRPGEADIACIGKVTPKKNLDFALDRLLNVRGNVRVSIVGRLSDSAFEAAIKRRIRALPAHVRVQLLGQQTPAEAMAILQKSHLHLFPTRGENFGHVIVESLATGCPVLLSDRTPWRDLQAEGVGWDLPLDRPEAFEAALQSVLDLDDAGWRALSKRARSYAERICTDPQPVQRAREFFASLCRPSGSAEAKQEEVQAPKR, encoded by the coding sequence ATGCGGGTCCTGATCCTCTGCCCGCACTATCTGCCCGGCTTTCAGTCTGGGGGTCCTGTCCGGTCGGTCTCCTGCCTGATCGAGGCCCTGGGAGACCATTTCGAGTTCTTCGTGCTGACGCATTGCCACGACGCCAAACTGGCGGAGCCCTATCCCGGAGTGCCCATTCGCGAGTGGGTGCGGGTCGGCAAGGCGAGCGTGATGTACCTTCGAGATGAGGACTTTCATCCTTGGCGTCTGGCGAGGTTCGTCCGTGAGGCGCGCCCCGATGCGGTGCTGCTCAACAGCTTCTTTCATCGCCTCGCGACCCTGAACCTGCTCCTGCTCCGAAGGCTGGGAAAGCTTGGCTCGCTTCCTGTGGCCCTTGCTCCACGCGGGGAACTCGCTCCCGGGGCCCTGCAACTCAAGCGAACGCGCAAACGGCTCTTCCCCGTGGCGGCCAAACTTGTTGGGCTCTATCGAGGGGTTCATTGGGTGGCCTCCAGCGACTTTGAGAAGGCCGAAATCCATGACGTCATGGGGGATCGCGAACCCGTCGCCGTGTTTCACATTCCTCCGCGATGGGAGGACTTGGCCGGTTCAGCCGGTGATGACGGCGCCCGTGCGCCGAAGCGCCCTGGCGAAGCCGACATCGCGTGCATCGGCAAGGTCACGCCAAAGAAGAACCTGGACTTCGCTCTGGACCGCCTCCTGAACGTCAGGGGCAACGTCAGGGTGAGCATCGTCGGAAGGCTCTCGGATTCGGCGTTCGAGGCCGCGATCAAGCGCCGGATTCGGGCTCTGCCTGCGCACGTTCGGGTGCAGTTGCTCGGCCAGCAGACCCCCGCCGAGGCGATGGCTATCCTGCAGAAGAGCCACCTTCATCTCTTCCCAACTCGGGGCGAGAACTTCGGCCACGTGATCGTCGAGTCTCTCGCGACCGGGTGCCCCGTCTTGCTGAGCGACCGAACCCCGTGGCGGGACCTGCAAGCAGAGGGAGTCGGTTGGGATCTTCCCCTGGACAGGCCGGAGGCCTTTGAGGCCGCGCTTCAGTCGGTGCTGGACCTGGATGACGCGGGATGGCGCGCCCTCAGCAAAAGGGCTCGAAGCTATGCCGAGCGCATTTGCACCGATCCGCAACCCGTTCAAAGGGCAAGGGAGTTCTTCGCATCGCTTTGCCGTCCTTCGGGCTCAGCCGAAGCAAAGCAAGAAGAGGTACAAGCCCCAAAACGCTGA
- a CDS encoding glycosyltransferase, with amino-acid sequence MKVLIVTYKYPPVLSPRAFRWGEVAEWLAQRGDEVAVVCSQTPGAPSQEDRERVRVLRVGTGLGTVSSWPQDVQDGPAGGTGQWHRLQRAWRAAFRWPDYARTYYLPALQAALALAGEVKLDAVVSVSHPFTPHLVGLALKRRLGIRWIADMGDPFALPGTPPLNNSLLFATRNRNAERSVLAHADSVAVTNQETLAAFERTYRGVAGKLTVIPPLAPIVANVPHSGAEPGAGPRLMVAGRLYRKMRSPILLLEVFRRLRELPGMGEATLHVYGSTRDCADHFKNPQYAGGVVLHGVVPREEVLAAYSEADGVVNIGNANGLQLPSKVAELASLGKLILNFCSNSDDASCRFLLEHPLALQITAGTGFDPRHEAKRIVEALSAPTSEAEMERIERFMVPYRIDAVAGAYRRLLSCGS; translated from the coding sequence TTGAAGGTCCTGATCGTCACCTACAAATACCCGCCCGTCCTTTCGCCGCGGGCGTTTCGATGGGGTGAGGTCGCCGAATGGTTGGCGCAGCGCGGCGACGAGGTGGCCGTGGTGTGTTCGCAGACCCCCGGCGCGCCATCGCAGGAAGACCGTGAGAGGGTGCGGGTCCTCCGCGTAGGAACGGGCCTGGGCACGGTATCGTCGTGGCCCCAGGACGTGCAGGATGGGCCTGCGGGCGGAACTGGACAGTGGCACAGGCTCCAGAGGGCGTGGCGCGCGGCGTTCCGGTGGCCGGACTACGCGCGCACCTACTATCTCCCCGCTCTTCAAGCGGCCCTCGCGCTGGCGGGCGAGGTGAAGCTGGACGCCGTTGTGAGCGTCTCACACCCGTTCACTCCACACCTGGTGGGGCTGGCGCTGAAAAGGCGGCTCGGCATTCGGTGGATCGCCGATATGGGCGACCCGTTCGCGCTCCCAGGCACTCCCCCCCTGAACAACTCACTCCTCTTCGCGACTCGAAACCGCAATGCAGAAAGGTCGGTCCTGGCCCATGCCGATTCCGTCGCCGTCACGAACCAAGAGACACTTGCCGCATTTGAGCGGACCTACCGTGGCGTAGCGGGCAAGCTCACGGTCATCCCTCCTCTCGCGCCAATCGTTGCGAACGTGCCCCATTCTGGGGCAGAGCCGGGAGCCGGTCCGAGGCTCATGGTGGCGGGCCGGCTCTACAGGAAGATGCGCAGCCCCATCCTGTTGCTTGAGGTCTTTCGGCGGCTCAGGGAGTTGCCGGGGATGGGCGAGGCGACCCTGCACGTCTATGGCTCGACGCGAGACTGCGCGGACCACTTCAAGAACCCGCAATACGCAGGGGGCGTGGTCCTGCATGGCGTCGTCCCGCGTGAGGAGGTCCTTGCTGCTTATTCTGAGGCGGACGGTGTCGTGAACATCGGCAACGCGAACGGGCTGCAGCTGCCGAGCAAAGTGGCCGAACTGGCCTCGCTTGGAAAGCTCATTCTGAACTTCTGTTCCAATTCGGACGACGCTTCCTGCCGGTTTCTCTTGGAGCACCCCCTTGCGCTCCAGATCACGGCCGGGACGGGCTTCGATCCTCGCCATGAGGCGAAGAGGATTGTCGAGGCGTTGAGTGCCCCAACATCGGAAGCGGAAATGGAGCGGATCGAACGGTTCATGGTTCCCTACCGGATTGACGCCGTTGCAGGGGCCTATCGGAGGCTGCTTTCATGCGGGTCCTGA
- a CDS encoding alginate lyase family protein, whose protein sequence is MGVNPKLTRLLSIPAPLLAAKLAQVVAARMRAPALRAADRSRSTYGPKTGEHLGRVLRGREWAFADTPDWLSQANDATLRHEFDLLGSGPKRVALQAKQDEALLKLLARHLPEGSREEAASLAARLPASYKPLDWQLDFRSGHRWPVPKWYRDVPIALGHGADIKVPWELGRLQHLPLLGLEYASADDKRAAQLWDEFKAQVVDFQAQNPPRWGVQWRCTMDVAIRIANVLLARDMFLAASAPWEEAFEVELARMARDHAAHIVSNLEWSPAHTGNHYLANVCGLVFASAYLPRSAETDAWLAFAVQELVAETEKQFLGDGGNYEGSTSYHRLSAEMVLLATALTLALPEEKVHAIEHSETAEWKRKPPLRPAPRPMFGVRGSVFRSPFPPAHFEALVRMRHFTESLSKPDGTVVQIGDNDSGRFFNLGDPKTPSLDHRGLIQALDALAKTGKNMPSDPAARIVRLLSVNLPASSLPPAAPIHGDWSEPAAARLAELFSLAEPLPIGRKQHYRVTLGPGVWEGLTVAEFPDFGVYCLRSDRAYLAFRCGRLSHDGRGGHGHSDALSIELWADGKSILRDPGTYTYTADPAARNRYRSAAAHASPHVSSHEPNPLDVSMFLLPDRCRSQALVCGDAGVAGCHFGYQDLLTRVVRLTPDGLEILDFLTGDGDGRLAREDYEALKGPSHVCFSPGYGQMEVANT, encoded by the coding sequence GTGGGTGTCAACCCGAAGCTGACGCGCCTCCTCAGCATCCCGGCGCCCCTGCTCGCGGCGAAACTGGCCCAGGTCGTAGCGGCAAGGATGCGCGCACCGGCGCTTCGCGCCGCAGACAGGTCCAGATCAACCTATGGCCCGAAGACAGGCGAGCACCTGGGCCGCGTGCTTCGCGGACGTGAGTGGGCATTCGCCGACACTCCGGACTGGCTTTCGCAGGCCAACGACGCCACCCTAAGGCACGAGTTCGACCTCCTGGGTTCGGGGCCTAAACGCGTAGCGCTCCAGGCCAAGCAGGACGAGGCCCTTCTCAAGCTCTTGGCGCGCCACCTGCCCGAGGGCTCGCGTGAGGAAGCGGCGAGCCTCGCAGCTCGGTTGCCGGCAAGCTACAAGCCGCTGGACTGGCAGCTCGACTTTCGGTCTGGCCATCGGTGGCCTGTGCCCAAGTGGTACCGGGACGTCCCGATCGCCCTGGGGCATGGGGCCGACATCAAGGTCCCCTGGGAGCTCGGGCGGCTTCAGCACCTGCCACTGCTGGGGCTCGAATACGCAAGCGCCGACGATAAGCGCGCGGCCCAGCTATGGGACGAATTCAAGGCCCAGGTCGTCGACTTTCAAGCCCAGAATCCGCCGCGTTGGGGCGTCCAATGGCGCTGCACCATGGACGTCGCCATCCGAATCGCAAACGTCTTGCTGGCCCGCGACATGTTCCTCGCCGCGTCCGCGCCTTGGGAAGAAGCGTTCGAGGTCGAACTGGCGCGCATGGCGCGGGACCACGCGGCCCATATCGTCTCGAACCTAGAGTGGTCACCAGCGCACACCGGAAACCACTATCTGGCCAATGTTTGCGGGCTTGTGTTCGCGTCGGCCTATCTTCCCCGCTCAGCGGAGACGGACGCGTGGCTCGCCTTTGCAGTACAGGAACTCGTCGCGGAAACGGAAAAGCAATTCCTCGGAGACGGAGGCAACTACGAGGGCTCAACCTCTTACCACCGCTTGTCCGCCGAGATGGTGCTCTTGGCGACGGCCCTCACGCTCGCGCTTCCTGAAGAGAAAGTTCACGCGATCGAGCACTCAGAGACGGCCGAATGGAAGCGCAAGCCGCCCCTTCGTCCCGCGCCTCGTCCGATGTTTGGCGTTCGCGGGTCGGTCTTCAGGAGCCCGTTTCCACCTGCCCACTTTGAGGCATTGGTGCGCATGAGACACTTCACGGAGTCGCTCTCCAAACCCGACGGGACCGTCGTGCAGATCGGGGACAACGATTCGGGCCGGTTCTTCAATCTCGGCGACCCAAAGACGCCATCGCTCGACCACCGAGGTTTGATTCAAGCGCTGGACGCCCTCGCGAAGACGGGGAAAAACATGCCCTCCGATCCCGCAGCCCGAATCGTCCGTTTGTTATCGGTGAACCTGCCCGCGTCTTCCCTTCCGCCCGCCGCCCCAATCCATGGCGATTGGAGTGAACCCGCCGCGGCGCGTCTGGCCGAGCTCTTTTCGTTGGCGGAGCCACTCCCGATTGGCCGCAAACAGCACTACAGAGTGACCCTCGGACCAGGGGTTTGGGAGGGCCTGACGGTCGCCGAGTTCCCGGACTTCGGGGTCTATTGCCTGCGTTCGGACCGGGCCTACCTTGCCTTTCGCTGCGGCAGGCTCTCGCACGATGGCAGGGGCGGCCACGGGCACAGCGACGCCCTATCGATCGAGCTCTGGGCCGACGGAAAGTCCATCTTGCGGGACCCTGGGACCTACACCTACACCGCCGACCCGGCCGCAAGAAACCGCTATCGCTCGGCGGCTGCACACGCTTCGCCGCACGTCAGCTCTCATGAGCCGAACCCCCTCGACGTCTCCATGTTCCTGCTCCCGGACCGGTGCCGGTCCCAGGCCCTGGTATGTGGCGACGCCGGGGTCGCCGGATGCCACTTTGGCTATCAAGACCTGCTGACCCGGGTGGTCCGTTTGACCCCTGACGGCCTTGAAATCCTGGACTTCCTCACGGGGGATGGTGACGGACGGCTTGCTCGAGAAGATTACGAGGCTTTGAAGGGTCCCTCCCATGTGTGCTTCTCTCCGGGCTACGGCCAAATGGAGGTGGCGAACACGTGA